Proteins co-encoded in one Nicotiana sylvestris chromosome 7, ASM39365v2, whole genome shotgun sequence genomic window:
- the LOC104242700 gene encoding DEAD-box ATP-dependent RNA helicase 20-like: MSYVPPHLRNSSAGKTTTLNSNGAGADHFSSKLSSHQSRIHCNGELDKFSSNGYSNSSRRSSVNYSTTSRTAIPDPEFPQWKPSERVLRLKSEQIEEIRLRLNVDVNVAPGSSSAPAPIESFPDMCLHPSIMKDIEKHGYTAPTSIQAQSMPVALSGRDLLGCAETGSGKTAAFSIPMIQHCLAQQPLQRGDGPLALVLAPTRELAQQIEQEVTAFSLSLDSFKTAIVVGGTSISEQRSELRAGVHIVVATPGRLIDHLQQGNTSLCRISFVVLDEADRMLDMGFEPQIREVMRNLPEKHQTLLFSATMPTEIEALAQDYLTNPVRIKVGKVSSPTANVFQILEKVPENDKIDRLLDLLVEEAAQSERSGHPFPLTIVFVERKTKCDEVAEALTQQGLLATALHGGRSQSEREAALRDFRHGPINILVATDVASRGLDVTGVAHVINLDLPKTMEDYVHRIGRTGRAGSTGRATSFYTDRDMYLVAQIRRAIADIGSGNDVTFAMGKTARRKEREAAAAEKEARSTLSKLSLVESAVNVEDKYRHMITPAMIKKEGAADDAWDD; this comes from the exons ATGTCTTATGTACCTCCTCACCTGAGAAACTCTTCTGCCGGCAAAACCACCACTCTGAACAGTAACGGCGCCGGCGCCGATCACTTCTCGTCAAAACTCAGCTCGCATCAGTCCAGAATTCATTGCAATGGCGAGCTCGACAAGTTCTCGTCCAACGGATACTCTAATTCATCTCGCCGGAGCTCCGTTAATTACTCGACGACATCGAGAACGGCCATCCCTGACCCTGAGTTTCCCCAGTGGAAGCCTTCCGAACGTGTTCTCCGTCTTAAATCCGAGCAG ATAGAAGAGATTCGATTAAGGCTTAACGTTGATGTAAATGTTGCCCCAGGCTCAAGTTCTGCACCTGCACCTATTGAATCATTTCCTGATATG TGCTTGCATCCTAGCATCATGAAGGATATTGAAAAGCATGGCTACACTGCACCGACTTCTATTCAGGCTCAATCCATGCCAGTTGCTCTTAGTGGAAGAGATCTCTTGGGTTGTGCTGAAACTGGTAGTGGGAAGACTGCTGCGTTCAGCATACCTATGATACAG CACTGTTTGGCTCAACAACCTCTTCAACGTGGTGATGGACCTTTGGCATTAGTGTTGGCGCCTACGAGAGAGCTTGCACAACAAATAGAGCAAGAG GTTACGGCTTTCAGCCTGTCACTGGATTCCTTTAAGACCGCAATTGTTGTAGGTGGGACAAGCATTAGTGAACAG AGGTCTGAACTTCGAGCAGGAGTACATATAGTGGTTGCTACTCCAGGAAGACTTATAGATCATTTACAGCAAGGAAATACTTCCCTCTGCAGGATCTCGTTTGTTGTTTTGGATGAGGCTGATAGAATGCTTGATATGGGGTTTGAACCTCAGATAAGAGAG GTGATGCGAAATCTTCCAGAAAAGCATCAAACACTGCTCTTCAGTGCCACCATGCCTACAGAAATTGAAGCATTGGCACAG GATTACTTGACTAATCCGGTGCGAataaaagttggaaaagttagcAGCCCGACTGCAAATGTTTTCCAGATTTTAGAGAAGGTACCTGAAAATGATAAG ATTGACCGACTTTTGGATTTGTTGGTTGAGGAGGCGGCTCAATCTGAAAGATCTGGTCATCCCTTCCCTTTGACCATTGTATTTGTGGAAAGGAAG ACGAAGTGTGATGAAGTAGCAGAAGCTTTAACGCAGCAGGGTTTGCTTGCAACTGCACTTCATGGTGGTCGTAGCCAAAGTGAAAGAGAGGCCGCCCTTCGTGATTTCAGACACGGTCCTATCAATATCTTG GTCGCGACTGATGTTGCATCTAGGGGATTGGATGTCACAGGAGTTGCACATGTAATTAACCTAGATCTCCCAAAG ACCATGGAAGATTATGTACACCGGATTGGAAGGACTGGTCGTGCAGGATCAACGGGCCGAGCTACTTCATTTTACACTGATCGTGATATG TATCTTGTGGCACAAATACGAAGAGCAATTGCTGATATCGGTTCTGGTAATGATGTGACCTTTGCTATGGGAAAG ACTGctagaagaaaggagagagaggcTGCAGCTGCCGAAAAAGAAGCAAGGAGTACATTGTCTAAACTCTCTTTAGTGGAGTCTGCGGTAAATGTGGAGGATAAATATAGGCACATGATTACCCCAGCGATGATCAAAAAGGAGGGAGCTGCAGATGATGCTTGGGATGACTGA
- the LOC104242698 gene encoding protein NETWORKED 4A, whose amino-acid sequence MASTFVKSNKMRRMESKKSHSWWWDSHISPKNSKWMQDNLEQMDQNVKRMLKLIEEDADSFAKRAEMYYQKRPELVTLVEEFYRMYRSLAERYDHVTGELRKNVPSDLQSQGSGISDVGSEPPSRLPSPDRRPSRPKPGPRAAGFEFFLGTGGSSSDLGKEGDESSTLDSESESDDSSINNYSSTLSNDDDQGLRRKISELEVELRDVKEKLRAHQEDISESSFRGSHVGGNENALARIAGYDEELRNAKEKIRLSEEEISRLRIELQRYESGDYAKNIHELNVGQEAKISDEENATEEEPQVLDPESKIRTLEEELKSTIEKLHDSEKEVECLREELKSNGSSNKLLQDQLGSAQKDVSGWKAKLEREKREVSKLQDRIARYKSNLSDRDQEIRGLKESISNANKALAEENMQLEGEITKLLKERTYLEDNIKEMDLRCQSLEEDVRRTAAGKEEMEMLLKSEIEQLKFTIAERDSHIEELNRSLDTLSQKYDVLVTEKDALNARVACLDEELSSKDDQIDQMNNHLHQLHIEHVALISETEGARKMVEGLRSRVKELEREVERQKEIVLEGAEEKREAIRQLCFSLEHYRNGYQRLRQALEHKRLPVMAS is encoded by the exons ATGGCATCAACTTTT GTAAAGTCCAATAAGATGAGGAGGATGGAGTCCAAGAAATCACACTCTTGGTGGTGGGACAGCCACATTAGTCCCAAAAACTCCAAGTGGATGCAAGATAATCTTGAAC AGATGGACCAGAATGTAAAAAGGATGTTGAAACTCATTGAAGAGGATGCAGATTCATTTGCTAAAAGGGCAGAAATGTATTATCAGAAAAGGCCAGAATTGGTCACACTAGTTGAGGAATTCTACCGCATGTACCGGTCATTAGCCGAGCGTTATGATCATGTAACTGGAGAGCTCCGGAAAAATGTTCCTTCAGATCTTCAATCACAGGGGTCAGGCATCTCTGACGTAGGTTCTGAACCACCCTCCAGGTTGCCCTCTCCAGATCGGAGGCCTAGCCGCCCTAAACCTGGTCCTCGTGCCGCTGGATTTGAATTCTTTCTTGGCACAGGTGGAAGCAGCTCGGATCTGGGTAAGGAAGGAGATGAATCGTCAACATTAGATTCTGAATCAGAATCAGATGATTCGTCTATCAATAATTACTCAAGTACACTGAGCAATGATGATGACCAAGGGTTGCGTAGGAAGATTAGTGAATTGGAGGTTGAGCTCCGCGACGTGAAAGAGAAGCTTCGAGCGCATCAGGAAGATATTTCTGAAAGCTCATTTAGGGGATCACATGTTGGCGGCAATGAGAATGCTCTCGCTAGAATAGCCGGATATGATGAAGAACTTAGAAATGCAAAAGAAAAGATTCGGTTATCAGAAGAAGAGATTAGCAGATTGAGAATTGAGCTTCAGAGGTATGAATCAGGGGACTATGCAAAGAACATCCATGAGCTTAATGTAGGACAGGAAGCTAAAATTTCAGACGAGGAGAATGCGACAGAGGAAGAACCACAAGTTTTGGACCCAGAATCTAAGATCCGTACACTTGAGGAAGAATTGAAGAGCACGATAGAGAAGCTTCATGATTCAGAGAAGGAGGTGGAGTGCTTAAGAGAGGAACTTAAAAGCAACGGATCCTCCAATAAATTACTTCAGGATCAGCTTGGATCAGCACAGAAAGATGTTTCTGGCTGGAAAGCCAAACttgagagagagaaaagagaagtcTCAAAGCTGCAGGACCGAATTGCGAGGTACAAATCCAATTTGTCAGACCGTGATCAAGAAATCAGAGGACTGAAAGAATCAATATCAAATGCCAACAAGGCTTTAGCAGAAGAAAACATGCAGCTTGAAGGGGAGATTACCAAATTATTAAAGGAACGAACATATTTGGAGGATAATATCAAAGAAATGGATCTACGCTGCCAATCATTAGAGGAGGATGTTAGACGAACTGCAGCGGGGAAAGAAGAAATGGAGATGCTGCTTAAATCTGAAATCGAGCAGTTAAAGTTTACCATTGCTGAGAGGGATAGCCATATTGAAGAACTGAACAGAAGCCTTGACACATTATCCCAGAAGTATGACGTACTGGTAACAGAGAAAGATGCCCTAAATGCCAGAGTTGCCTGCCTTGATGAAGAGCTAAGTTCTAAAGATGATCAGATTGATCAAATGAACAACCATTTGCACCAACTGCACATTGAGCATGTCGCGTTGATTTCTGAAACTGAAGGGGCCCGTAAAATGGTGGAGGGGCTGAGGTCTAGGGTTAAAGAATTGGAAAGAGAAGTAGAGAGACAAAAAGAAATAGTTTTGGAAGGAGCGGAAGAGAAACGGGAGGCAATTAGGCAGCTTTGCTTCTCTCTCGAGCATTATAGAAATGGTTACCAAAGGCTTCGGCAGGCTTTGGAACATAAGAGACTACCTGTAATGGCATCCTAA